In Chelonia mydas isolate rCheMyd1 chromosome 10, rCheMyd1.pri.v2, whole genome shotgun sequence, a single window of DNA contains:
- the PLEKHO2 gene encoding pleckstrin homology domain-containing family O member 2 isoform X2, producing MKALNDGISRAKNKILDEVKVDQSLSLEHVTRDRVKVGHGRRPPTRIHLKEVAKSTSDGILRLDLDIVDNGPPDFTLTVSDNENVPPPKETPKPPMPPTKPSVVSEKQSAVNSVADQEPKKPPLPPAKKLKESTPSKDDLNDKDEGSVSQGEEGEEPKASAGDKEENLMEVSNSSTAKPPIPPPKILSDKLKGVRWDELAPHPQSTEGLEPSKGGSKENLTEVVTTATVKPPLPPKILSEKLTASVDSTPSNLEVKSSEGEEPHDSKPPRDEMEDGEVTESTPQKVELEEGSERAAAEKEEPQTIQEQIKTSLVTEAKQESTEVPSKEKTFLPQSIANSSPLRTRCVSLGERLNESKNAEKELLGPGVHKEPQSCLAKMEEKVACEREKTEKLLQKVLGRELEQAQEGNGPPVNAETLLNEAVEQLRQAAQVLQEIKGLGELNKELTEKPKEKPKDLVTLYRRSAP from the exons GTGAAGGTAGATCAGAGCCTTTCCCTGGAACATGTGACTCGAGACAGAGTGAAAGTGGGTCATGGGCGCAGACCACCCACCAGAATTCATCTGAAAGAG GTCGCCAAGTCTACATCCGATGGAATCTTGAGGCTGGATCTGGATATAGTGGATAATGGCCCTCCAGACTTCACCTTGACTGTGAGCGATAACGAGAACGTCCCTCCTCCAAAGGAAACTCCAAAGCCACCTATGCCTCCTACAAAACCCAGTGTCGTGTCAGAGAAGCAGAGTGCAGTTAACAGCGTTGCTGATCAAGAGCCTAAAAAGCCTCCGTTGCCTCCAGCAAAGAAGTTGAAGGAGAGTACGCCGTCAAAGGACGATCTGAACGACAAGGATGAGGGTTCAGTCAGTCAAGGTGAGGAGGGTGAGGAACCCAAAGCTTCGGCAGGGGACAAGGAAGAGAACCTCATGGAGGTCAGCAACAGCAGCACGGCAAAGCCTCCGATTCCTCCTCCTAAAATCTTATCGGACAAGCTGAAAGGGGTCAGGTGGGATGAACTAGCCCCTCACCCTCAAAGCACAGAAGGTTTGGAACCATCCAAGGGTGGCAGTAAAGAAAACCTCACAGAGGTGGTCACAACAGCTACTGTGAAACCTCCACTTCCTCCTAAGATTTTATCAGAAAAATTGACAGCAAGTGTGGATTCCACCCCGAGCAATTTAGAGGTGAAGAGTTCAGAAGGCGAGGAGCCCCATGATTCCAAGCCCCCCAGGGATGAAATGGAAGACGGGGAAGTGACAGAATCCACTCCCCAAAAAGTAGAGCTTGAAGAAGGAAGTGAGAGAGCTGCTGCTGAGAAAGAGGAGCCACAAACAATACAGGAACAAATAAAGACTTCCTTAGTTACCGAAGCAAAGCAAGAAAGTACGGAGGTTCCTagtaaagagaaaacatttttacCACAGTCCATAGCAAATTCCTCACCTCTCAGAACTCGCTGCGTATCCCTAGGAGAACGGCTCAATGAATcgaaaaatgcagaaaaagaacTTCTGGGTCCAGGCGTCCACAAGGAGCCCCAATCCTGCCTGGCTAAAATGGAGGAGAAAGTGGCTTGCGAAagggaaaagacagaaaaacttcTGCAAAAGGTTTTAGGCAGAGAGTTAGAACAAGCACAGGAGGGGAATGGGCCCCCCGTAAATGCAGAGACATTGCTTAATGAGGCTGTAGAACAGCTCCGGCAAGCAGCACAAGTCCTACAAGAAATTAAAGGGTTAGGAGAACTGAATAAGGAACTGACAGAGAAACCGAAAGAAAAGCCGAAGGATCTAGTAACTCTTTATAGGAGAAGTGCTCCCTGA